From the genome of Vicia villosa cultivar HV-30 ecotype Madison, WI linkage group LG2, Vvil1.0, whole genome shotgun sequence, one region includes:
- the LOC131651479 gene encoding uncharacterized protein LOC131651479, with the protein MLAFELVRGYNRKGGTPRSMLQIDLQKAYDMVDWSSLETVLKELGFPMKFINWIMLGTSTVSYRFNVNGEYTQKMTKNTDFRFHSKCQKLRLTHLTFADDVLLFSRGDDTSLRKMLIAFNSFSESTGLVVNPNKCKAFYGGMDTNMKNQAGIITGFAEQ; encoded by the exons ATGCTTGCCTTTGAACTGGTTAGAGGCTATAACAGGAAAGGTGGCACCCCTAGAAGCATGCTCCAAATAGACCTGCAAAAGGCCTATGATATGGTTGACTGGTCTTCTTTGGAAACTGTGTTGAAGGAGCTAGGCTTTCCCATGAAATTCATAAATTGGATTATGCTGGGAACTTCCACTGTGAGCTATAGATTCAATGTAAATGGAGAATATACTCAG AAGATGACAAAGAATACTGATTTCAGATTTCATAGCAAATGCCAAAAACTTAGACTGACTCACTTAacatttgctgatgatgtactGTTGTTTAGTAGAGGAGATGATACTTCTCTAAGGAAGATGctcattgcctttaatagcttttctGAATCCACAGGTCTTGTTGTGAATCCCAATAAATGTAAGGCCTTCTATGGTGGAATGGATACTAACATGAAAAATCAGGCTGGGATTATTACTGGATTTGCAGAACAATAA
- the LOC131654073 gene encoding mediator of RNA polymerase II transcription subunit 15a-like translates to MDTNNRRPNQGAEPNMDNSDWRGQLQQESRQRIVNKISNTSAFLGLGMQSQVHNQGQRHPIALPNQPQSRQQLLSQNIQNNIASQPNLPPVSGLAQASIPNVGQNSNIQNSNIQNMFNASQRQMQGRQQVVPQQQQQQQQSQNPQQYLYNQQQQQSQNPQQYLHNQPQQQSQNPQQYLYNQPQQQSQNPQQYLYNQPHQQSQNPQQYLYNQQQQQQSQNSQQYLYNQQRLRHKLQMQSQQQQQQQNLLQSNQLQSSQQSGMQQPSMIQTSSLSSIQHNQQSNNGQRSTQSMLQQHHQVIRQQQQQTSVIYQQQTPMTQQSILPQQQQPQQPLMRKQAYATNMQHSQMLGQQNNVGDLQQSQRLLAQQNNLSHLQQQQLKNQQNNLSNMHRQLGNNVPGLQQQQVLGSQSAHSGMQTSQHSAHVLQQSKVPIQQQSQQGASNLLPSQAQQSQQQVPQQQLMPKIQSQPAQLQQQQQPNPLQRDMQQRLQTPGSILQQTGVLDQQKQLYQSQRPLPETSSIAVNLNSMDTNNLRSDQGAEPTMDTGDWRGKLKQESRLRIVNKIMDTLKRHLPEGLNELWKIAQRFEEEIFTTATSQSDYLRKISVKMLTMETKSRGTVRNIGKIKRIRDRKIKRIRAERE, encoded by the exons atggataCTAATAATAGGAGACCTAATCAAGGGGCTGAGCCCAACATGGATAATAGTGATTGGAGAGGTCAATTGCAGCAAGAATCGCGCCAAAGAATTGTCAACAAAAT ATCAAATACATCCGCATTTTTGGGACTTGGTATGCAGTCTCAAGTTCACAATCAAGGGCAGCGTCATCCCATTGCTTTGCCCAATCAGCCACAGTCTCGCCAACAGCTTTTATCTCAAAACATTCAAAATAATATTGCATCTCAGCCCAACCTTCCACCTGTATCTGGTCTAGCCCAGGCTTCCATCCCGAATGTTGGCCAGAATTCCAACATTCAAAATTCCAAcattcaaaatatgtttaatgCTTCCCAGAGACAAATGCAAGGGAGGCAGCAAGTTGTTCCTCAACAACAGCAGCAGCAGCAGCAGTCACAGAATCCACAACAGTATCTGTACAATCAGCAGCAGCAGCAGTCACAGAATCCACAGCAGTATCTGCACAATCAGCCGCAGCAGCAGTCACAGAATCCACAACAGTATCTGTACAATCAGCCGCAGCAGCAGTCACAGAATCCACAACAGTATCTGTACAATCAGCCGCATCAGCAGTCACAGAATCCACAACAGTATCTGTACAATCAGCAGCAGCAGCAGCAGTCACAGAATTCACAACAGTATCTGTACAATCAGCAGCGTTTGAGGCATAAGCTTCAGATGCAATCTCAACAACAGCAGCAGCAGCAGAACCTTCTACAATCAAATCAGTTACAATCTTCTCAGCAATCTGGCATGCAGCAGccttccatgatccaaacatctTCTCTATCTAGCATTCAGCACAATCAGCAATCTAATAATGGTCAACGGTCAACACAGTCCATGCTTCAGCAACACCATCAAGTTATCAGGCAGCAGCAACAACAGACTTCTGTTATTTATCAGCAACAAACACCAATGACTCAACAGTCAATATTACCTCAACAACAACAGCCACAGCAACCGCTTATGAGAAAACAGGCATATGCAACCAACATGCAACACTCCCAGATGCTTGGGCAACAGAATAATGTTGGTGATTTGCAGCAATCGCAGAGGTTACTTGCACAGCAGAATAATCTTTCACACTTGCAACAGCAGCAACTAAAAAATCAGCAAAACAACCTATCAAATATGCATCGACAGTTGGGAAACAATGTCCCTGGGTTACAACAGCAGCAGGTCCTTGGATCTCAATCTGCCCATTCAGGCATGCAGACAAGCCAGCACTCTGCACATGTGCTACAGCAATCGAAGGTTCCAATTCAGCAGCAATCACAACAAGGTGCATCAAATTTGTTACCATCTCAAGCACAGCAATCACAACAACAAGTGCCACAGCAGCAATTGATGCCAAAGATTCAATCTCAGCCTGCACAATTGCAACAGCAACAGCAACCAAATCCTTTGCAACGAGATATGCAGCAAAGGCTTCAGACACCGGGTTCCATACTTCAACAAACGGGTGTTCTTGATCAACAGAAGCAGCTATATCAATCACAAAGACCTCTTCCGGAAACTTCGTCAA tTGCAGTAAATTTAAATTCGATGGATACTAATAATTTGAGATCTGATCAAGGAGCTGAACCCACTATGGATACTGGTGATTGGAGAGGTAAATTGAAGCAAGAATCACGCCTAAGAATTGTCAACAAAAT AATGGACACATTAAAAAGACATCTTCCAGAGGGATTGAATGAACTTTGGAAGATTGCCCAGAGGTTTGAAGAGGAGATTTTTACTACTGCAACAAGCCAG TCTGATTATCTAAGGAAAATATCTGTGAAGATGCTTACAATGGAGACTAAATCTCGGGGCACCGTTAGAAATATTGGAAAGATCAAAAGGATCCGGGATAGAAAGATCAAAAGGATCCGGGCTGAACGTGAATGA
- the LOC131651478 gene encoding uncharacterized protein LOC131651478 — translation MENAQKFAMMRTYELLIDDNNKIDWYYMIAHNFARPRAKVFMWLICQNRLATKVRMKNMGLLQHSICQLCNKEEEDLDHLMFKCPATAHIWVDMKRWLNIEQNQHVHLEWLKRMAKGKGWKNQIVKAAATEACYGIWMYRNSIIFDNKGSYSDIHRVTRNVFDSIVYRGWRKPKLRKHIVNILM, via the coding sequence ATGGAAAATGCTCAGAAATTTGCTATGATGCGGACCTATGAGCTTCTGATTGATGACAATAACAAGATAGATTGGTATTATATGATTGCACACAATTTTGCTCGGCCTAGAGCTAAGGTTTTCATGTGGCTTATTTGTCAAAACCGGTTGGCAACCAAGGTGAGAATGAAGAATATGGGCCTACTTCAACACTCCATCTGTCAGCTTTGCAACAAGGAAGAGGAAGACCTTGATCACTTGATGTTTAAATGTCCAGCTACTGCTCACATCTGGGTGGACATGAAGAGATGGTTGAATATAGAGCAGAATCAACATGTTCACCTGGAATGGCTGAAAAGAATGGCAAAAGGTAAAGGATGGAAAAACCAGATTGTCAAAGCTGCAGCAACTGAAGCATGCTATGGTATTTGGATGTACAGAAACTCCATTATATTTGATAATAAAGGATCATATAGTGATATCCATAGGGTTACTAGAAATGTTTTTGATTCCATTGTATATAGGGGTTGGAGAAAACCCAAGCTTAGAAAGCATATAGTAAATATTCTTATGTAG